Proteins encoded by one window of Puntigrus tetrazona isolate hp1 chromosome 17, ASM1883169v1, whole genome shotgun sequence:
- the LOC122362271 gene encoding claudin-20-like, producing MASTGTQIFAFVLALLGILGATVATLLPNWKVSADVGSNIITAISQMQGLWMDCTWYSTGMFSCTLKYSVLALPAYLQTARTTMVLSCVLAALGLCLASLGLKCTRWGGGRRAKRHAAMAAGTCFLASGFLCLVPASWYTNEVIVSFLDANVPESNKFEPGGAVYVAFVSSGFLFVGGSIFCLSCSGKRHGPQDLILLPPDKLLLQQQQQLLQQQQQQDQLQHQYCSLSPLDNKTGYSLQDYV from the coding sequence ATGGCGTCCACGGGCACGCAGATCTTCGCCTTCGTGCTGGCATTGCTAGGCATCCTAGGTGCCACGGTGGCCACGTTGCTGCCCAACTGGAAGGTTAGCGCGGACGTTGGCTCTAACATCATCACTGCCATCTCGCAGATGCAGGGGCTGTGGATGGACTGCACCTGGTACAGCACTGGCATGTTCAGCTGTACGCTGAAGTACTCCGTGCTGGCTCTGCCCGCGTACCTCCAGACGGCACGCACCACTATGGTGCTCTCCTGCGTGCTGGCAGCGCTGGGATTGTGTTTGGCCTCTCTGGGTTTAAAGTGCACTCGCTGGGGCGGGGGACGGCGCGCTAAGCGTCACGCTGCCATGGCCGCCGGCACTTGCTTTCTGGCCTCTGGCTTTCTCTGCCTTGTTCCTGCCTCCTGGTACACAAACGAGGTTATTGTCAGTTTCCTGGACGCAAATGTGCCAGAAAGCAACAAGTTCGAGCCGGGCGGCGCCGTCTACGTAGCCTTCGTCTCGTCTGGTTTCCTTTTCGTGGGCGGATCCATTTTCTGTCTGTCCTGCTCGGGGAAGAGACACGGCCCCCAGGATTTGATACTTCTGCCTCCGGACAAACTCCtcttgcagcagcagcagcaattgCTCCAGCAGCAACAGCAACAGGACCAGCTCCAGCACCAGTACTGCTCTCTCTCCCCGCTGGACAACAAGACTGGCTACAGCCTGCAGGACTATGTATAG